One part of the Glycine max cultivar Williams 82 chromosome 14, Glycine_max_v4.0, whole genome shotgun sequence genome encodes these proteins:
- the LOC100810629 gene encoding 65-kDa microtubule-associated protein 1 isoform X2: MAVTEAQNPLLGENTCGSLLKKLQEIWDEVGESDEQRDKMLLQLEQECLDVYKRKVEQAAKSRAQLLQALSDAKLELSTLLSALGEKSFAGIPENTSGTIKEQLAAIAPVLEQLWQQKEERIKEFSDVQSQIQQICGEIAGNLNLNDVSPAVDESDLSLKKLDEYQSELQELQKEKSERLHKVLEFVSTVHDLCAVLGMDFFSTATEVHPSLNDSTGVQSKSISNDTLARLAKTVLTLKEDKKQRLHKLQELASQLIDLWNLMDTHPEERRLFDHVTCNMSASVDEVTVPGALALDLIEQAEVEVERLDQLKASRMKEIAFKKQAELEEIFARAHIEVDPDAAREKIMALIDSGNIELTELLANMDNQIAKAKEEAVSQKDILDKVEKWMSACDEESWLEDYNRDENRYNASRGAHINLKRAEKARILVNKIPALVDTLVAKTRAWEEDHGMSFTYDGVPLLAMLDEYAMLRHEREEEKRRMRDQKKHHEQRNTEQETIFGSRPSPARPVSSSKSGGPRANGGANATPNRRLSLNAHQNGNRSTSKDGKRENRLSAPVNYVAISKEDAASHVSGTEPIPASP, translated from the exons ATGGCAGTGACTGAAGCTCAGAATCCTCTTCTTGGAGAAAACACATGTGGTTCCTTGTTAAAAAAGCTTCAG GAAATATGGGATGAGGTTGGTGAGAGCGACGAGCAACGAGACAAGATGCTTCTTCAGTTAGAGCAGGAGTGCTTGGATGTGTACAAGAGAAAGGTTGAGCAGGCTGCCAAGTCAAGGGCGCAGCTACTTCAAGCTCTGTCTGATGCTAAGCTTGAGCTTTCCACTCTTCTATCAGCACTTGGAGAAAAGAGCTTTGCTGGAATT CCTGAGAATACTTCTGGAACTATCAAAGAACAGCTTGCAGCTATAGCACCAGTACTTGAACAGTTATGGCaacaaaaggaagaaagaattaAGGAGTTCTCGGATGTACAGTCACAGATCCAACAAATATGTGGAGAGATAGCTGGAAACTTGAACCTTAATGATGTTTCACCTGCAGTTGATGAGTCTGACCTGTCCCTGAAGAAGTTGGATGAATATCAATCTGAGCTCCAAGAACTTCAAAAGGAAAAG AGTGAGAGGTTGCACAAGGTTCTTGAATTTGTGAGTACTGTGCATGATCTATGTGCTGTCCTTGGTATGGACTTCTTCAGTACTGCAACTGAGGTTCATCCAAGTCTAAATGACTCTACTGGTGTTCAATCAAAGAGCATAAGTAATGACACCCTAGCAAGGCTGGCTAAGACCGTCTTAACGctgaaagaagataaaaaacaGAGGCTGCACAAG CTCCAAGAATTAGCTTCTCAGTTGATTGATCTTTGGAATCTAATGGATACTCATCCCGAGGAAAGGAGACTATTTGACCATGTTACCTGTAATATGTCAGCTTCTGTTGATGAAGTCACTGTTCCTGGTGCCCTTGCTCTGGATCTGATTGAGCAG GCTGAAGTGGAAGTTGAGAGACTTGATCAGCTGAAAGCCAGCAGGATGAAGGAAATTGCTTTCAAGAAGCAAGCAGAGCTCGAAGAGATATTTGCCCGTGCTCATATAGAAGTAGATCCAGATGCTGCCCGGGAGAAGATTATGGCATTGATTGATTCAGGAAACATTGAACTAACTGAATTACTGGCTAACATGGACAATCAGATAgcaaaagcaaaagaagaagctGTAAGCCAAAAAGATATATTGGACAAGGTTGAGAAATGGATGTCAGCATGTGATGAAGAGAGTTGGCTTGAAGACTATAACCGG GATGAGAACAGGTATAATGCAAGCAGAGGTGCACACATAAACCTCAAACGTGCAGAGAAAGCACGGATATTGGTCAACAAAATTCCAG CTTTGGTTGATACATTGGTTGCTAAAACTCGTGCATGGGAAGAAGATCATGGTATGTCATTTACATATGATGGCGTTCCTCTTCTTGCCATGTTAGATGAATATGCCATGCTCAGACATGAGCGGGAAGAGGAAAAACGGAGGATGAGG GATCAGAAAAAGCATCACGAGCAGCGAAACACGGAACAAGAAACCATCTTTGGTTCAAGACCCAGCCCTGCTAGGCCAGTTAGTTCCAGTAAGTCAGGAGGTCCTCGTGCTAACGGAGGAGCCAATGCTACTCCTAACCGACGGCTATCGCTTAATGCACATCAAAATGGAAACAGGTCCACATCAAAAGATGGAAAAAGGGAAAACAGACTATCTGCTCCCGTGAATTATGTGGCCATATCAAAAGAAGATGCTGCTTCCCATGTTTCTGGTACTGAACCCATCCCGGCATCACCCTAA
- the LOC100810629 gene encoding 65-kDa microtubule-associated protein 1 isoform X1 produces the protein MLGVAGTSMAVTEAQNPLLGENTCGSLLKKLQEIWDEVGESDEQRDKMLLQLEQECLDVYKRKVEQAAKSRAQLLQALSDAKLELSTLLSALGEKSFAGIPENTSGTIKEQLAAIAPVLEQLWQQKEERIKEFSDVQSQIQQICGEIAGNLNLNDVSPAVDESDLSLKKLDEYQSELQELQKEKSERLHKVLEFVSTVHDLCAVLGMDFFSTATEVHPSLNDSTGVQSKSISNDTLARLAKTVLTLKEDKKQRLHKLQELASQLIDLWNLMDTHPEERRLFDHVTCNMSASVDEVTVPGALALDLIEQAEVEVERLDQLKASRMKEIAFKKQAELEEIFARAHIEVDPDAAREKIMALIDSGNIELTELLANMDNQIAKAKEEAVSQKDILDKVEKWMSACDEESWLEDYNRDENRYNASRGAHINLKRAEKARILVNKIPALVDTLVAKTRAWEEDHGMSFTYDGVPLLAMLDEYAMLRHEREEEKRRMRDQKKHHEQRNTEQETIFGSRPSPARPVSSSKSGGPRANGGANATPNRRLSLNAHQNGNRSTSKDGKRENRLSAPVNYVAISKEDAASHVSGTEPIPASP, from the exons AT GCTAGGTGTCGCTGGGACTTCAATGGCAGTGACTGAAGCTCAGAATCCTCTTCTTGGAGAAAACACATGTGGTTCCTTGTTAAAAAAGCTTCAG GAAATATGGGATGAGGTTGGTGAGAGCGACGAGCAACGAGACAAGATGCTTCTTCAGTTAGAGCAGGAGTGCTTGGATGTGTACAAGAGAAAGGTTGAGCAGGCTGCCAAGTCAAGGGCGCAGCTACTTCAAGCTCTGTCTGATGCTAAGCTTGAGCTTTCCACTCTTCTATCAGCACTTGGAGAAAAGAGCTTTGCTGGAATT CCTGAGAATACTTCTGGAACTATCAAAGAACAGCTTGCAGCTATAGCACCAGTACTTGAACAGTTATGGCaacaaaaggaagaaagaattaAGGAGTTCTCGGATGTACAGTCACAGATCCAACAAATATGTGGAGAGATAGCTGGAAACTTGAACCTTAATGATGTTTCACCTGCAGTTGATGAGTCTGACCTGTCCCTGAAGAAGTTGGATGAATATCAATCTGAGCTCCAAGAACTTCAAAAGGAAAAG AGTGAGAGGTTGCACAAGGTTCTTGAATTTGTGAGTACTGTGCATGATCTATGTGCTGTCCTTGGTATGGACTTCTTCAGTACTGCAACTGAGGTTCATCCAAGTCTAAATGACTCTACTGGTGTTCAATCAAAGAGCATAAGTAATGACACCCTAGCAAGGCTGGCTAAGACCGTCTTAACGctgaaagaagataaaaaacaGAGGCTGCACAAG CTCCAAGAATTAGCTTCTCAGTTGATTGATCTTTGGAATCTAATGGATACTCATCCCGAGGAAAGGAGACTATTTGACCATGTTACCTGTAATATGTCAGCTTCTGTTGATGAAGTCACTGTTCCTGGTGCCCTTGCTCTGGATCTGATTGAGCAG GCTGAAGTGGAAGTTGAGAGACTTGATCAGCTGAAAGCCAGCAGGATGAAGGAAATTGCTTTCAAGAAGCAAGCAGAGCTCGAAGAGATATTTGCCCGTGCTCATATAGAAGTAGATCCAGATGCTGCCCGGGAGAAGATTATGGCATTGATTGATTCAGGAAACATTGAACTAACTGAATTACTGGCTAACATGGACAATCAGATAgcaaaagcaaaagaagaagctGTAAGCCAAAAAGATATATTGGACAAGGTTGAGAAATGGATGTCAGCATGTGATGAAGAGAGTTGGCTTGAAGACTATAACCGG GATGAGAACAGGTATAATGCAAGCAGAGGTGCACACATAAACCTCAAACGTGCAGAGAAAGCACGGATATTGGTCAACAAAATTCCAG CTTTGGTTGATACATTGGTTGCTAAAACTCGTGCATGGGAAGAAGATCATGGTATGTCATTTACATATGATGGCGTTCCTCTTCTTGCCATGTTAGATGAATATGCCATGCTCAGACATGAGCGGGAAGAGGAAAAACGGAGGATGAGG GATCAGAAAAAGCATCACGAGCAGCGAAACACGGAACAAGAAACCATCTTTGGTTCAAGACCCAGCCCTGCTAGGCCAGTTAGTTCCAGTAAGTCAGGAGGTCCTCGTGCTAACGGAGGAGCCAATGCTACTCCTAACCGACGGCTATCGCTTAATGCACATCAAAATGGAAACAGGTCCACATCAAAAGATGGAAAAAGGGAAAACAGACTATCTGCTCCCGTGAATTATGTGGCCATATCAAAAGAAGATGCTGCTTCCCATGTTTCTGGTACTGAACCCATCCCGGCATCACCCTAA